The Nitrospirota bacterium genome has a segment encoding these proteins:
- a CDS encoding class I SAM-dependent methyltransferase, with amino-acid sequence MWDKRYDTDEYVYGKKPNEFLVSMSHQIRQGRVLCLAEGEGRNAVYLATLGHRVLAVDSSSVGLKKAKLLAAENNVTIETQVADLDHLEIEPEAWDGIVSIFAQVPSSLRKRLHNKVIQGLRPDGVFILEAYTPEQLKHKTGGPPDEDKMMTLSGLRQELEGLRFVHAREFERDVIEGKLHTGRGAVVQVVAVKP; translated from the coding sequence ATGTGGGACAAAAGATACGATACCGATGAATACGTTTACGGCAAGAAGCCGAATGAGTTCCTGGTGAGCATGAGCCACCAGATCCGGCAGGGCAGGGTCCTGTGCCTGGCCGAGGGCGAAGGCAGGAACGCCGTGTACCTCGCGACGCTGGGTCATCGTGTGCTGGCCGTGGATTCGTCTTCCGTGGGCCTCAAAAAAGCCAAGCTGCTTGCTGCGGAGAACAATGTGACGATCGAGACGCAGGTGGCTGACCTTGACCATCTCGAGATCGAGCCGGAAGCATGGGACGGGATCGTGTCCATCTTCGCCCAGGTGCCTTCCTCCCTCCGGAAAAGGCTTCATAACAAAGTCATTCAGGGCCTGCGCCCCGACGGGGTGTTCATACTCGAAGCATACACGCCGGAACAGCTCAAGCATAAGACCGGCGGCCCGCCTGACGAGGACAAGATGATGACCTTGAGCGGCCTCAGGCAGGAACTGGAGGGCCTGAGGTTCGTTCATGCCAGGGAATTCGAGCGGGACGTCATTGAGGGAAAACTGCACACGGGCAGGGGCGCGGTCGTGCAGGTGGTTGCAGTGAAGCCGTAG
- a CDS encoding 2-hydroxyacid dehydrogenase → MDASGKPHIVVTYAVKDARRAQIRGFFGDGVKLSFLADQPTGLREQTLMDADVFLTWNLPKELAFGGLGLLKNLRMIQLLSAGADHLPFREIPRDVVIASNVGAYAEPMAEHVLAMALALTKHLHREHANLAHGEFNQSRMNDLLQGSVCGILGFGGIGKAVARLMSGLGVRVRAVNTSGRTEEPVDFIGTLKNLDAVLTASDIVVVSLPLNKTTRGLIGKQELEAMKPDAILINVARGQIIDEKALYDHLVGHPEFKAGIDAWWFEPFGHGSFKTSYPFFTLPNVLGSPHNSAIVSGINEKATRLAIENVKRFLAREPIRGEVRREDYI, encoded by the coding sequence ATGGACGCTTCAGGCAAACCTCACATCGTTGTAACCTATGCCGTGAAAGACGCACGACGCGCGCAGATCCGGGGCTTTTTCGGCGATGGTGTGAAGCTTTCCTTTCTTGCTGACCAGCCGACCGGGCTGCGGGAACAGACGCTCATGGACGCGGACGTGTTCCTGACCTGGAACCTGCCGAAGGAGCTCGCCTTCGGAGGGCTAGGCCTGTTGAAGAACCTGCGCATGATCCAGCTCCTTTCGGCCGGAGCAGACCATCTGCCCTTCCGGGAGATCCCCCGTGACGTCGTCATTGCGAGCAATGTCGGGGCCTATGCAGAGCCCATGGCCGAGCACGTCCTTGCCATGGCGCTCGCGCTTACGAAACACCTGCACCGGGAACACGCGAACCTCGCCCACGGCGAGTTCAACCAGTCACGGATGAACGACCTGCTGCAAGGATCGGTCTGCGGGATCCTGGGCTTCGGCGGCATCGGAAAGGCCGTCGCCCGCCTGATGAGCGGACTCGGGGTCCGGGTCCGCGCGGTGAACACGAGCGGCAGGACCGAGGAGCCCGTGGACTTCATCGGCACACTCAAGAACCTGGACGCGGTCCTCACCGCGTCGGATATCGTGGTCGTATCCCTGCCGCTCAACAAAACGACGCGGGGCCTTATCGGAAAACAGGAGCTGGAAGCAATGAAGCCGGATGCAATCCTCATCAATGTCGCCCGCGGTCAAATCATCGATGAAAAGGCCCTCTACGACCACCTGGTCGGCCATCCGGAATTCAAGGCAGGCATCGATGCCTGGTGGTTCGAACCCTTTGGGCATGGCAGCTTCAAGACAAGTTACCCGTTCTTCACGCTGCCCAACGTGCTGGGTTCCCCGCACAATTCGGCGATCGTTTCGGGCATCAATGAAAAAGCGACGAGGCTGGCAATCGAGAATGTAAAGCGGTTTCTGGCAAGAGAGCCGATCAGGGGCGAGGTCAGGAGAGAGGACTATATATAG